The following proteins are encoded in a genomic region of Dioscorea cayenensis subsp. rotundata cultivar TDr96_F1 chromosome 8, TDr96_F1_v2_PseudoChromosome.rev07_lg8_w22 25.fasta, whole genome shotgun sequence:
- the LOC120267304 gene encoding uncharacterized protein LOC120267304, translating to MEDLEVHTVRVIIEGSEHPPEPERPFTRLRKKITVGTSSMQEEDLNQVLQERAQERAKSFAQAVGFETPPRRNNDSIEEEDDNLIFTSNKDPVFARLKKQLDQREKDHISMMQTVQNMLHDNSRVHRQAPSVQVIQEEEGDEEEVLGLHEQAGTSAVPEPMISREEIQKIVVAQLKQAKGATLKSDGDKPYSSFHDQVAYPKGYNVPKFKQFNGLGNPDQHLAHFITACGDISNNPSLLLRQFAASLTGVAFEWYTNLQLESIQTWQQMKESFRARFGRVTDKITIADLANTMQNKDEKVIDYVMR from the exons atggaggatCTAGAAGTACACACTGTACGTGTGATTATTGAAGGGTCTGAACACCCACCTGAACCAGAGCGTCCCTTCACTAGGCTGAGAAAGAAGATAACAGTTGGTACAAGTAGTATGCAAGAAGAAGATCTTAATCAAGTATTACAAGAAAGGGCACAAGAAAGGGCAAAATCCTTCGCCCAAGCAGTTGGGTTTGAAACTCCTCCTAGGAGGAATAATGATTCCattgaggaagaagatgacaaccttatttttacatcaaacaaagatccaGTGTTTGCAAGATTAAAGAAGCAATTAGATCAACGAGAGAAAGATCACATATCTATGATGCAGACT GTCCAGAATATGCTCCATGATAATTCAAGGGTTCATAGGCAAGCACCATCCGTACAAGTtatccaagaagaagaaggtgatgaagaagaagttcttgggttgcaTGAACAAGCTGGAACATCGGCAGTGCCAGAGCCAATGATTTCTCGAGAAGAAATACAAAAGATAGTTGTAGCACAATTAAAACAAGCTAAGGGTGCTACACTAAAAAGTGATGGTGACAAGCCCTACTCAAGCTTTCATGATCAAGTGGCTTATCCTAAGGGGTACAATGTTCCCAAGTTCAAGCAGTTTAATGGCTTAGGGAATCCTGATCAACATTTAGCTCATTTCATAACAGCATGTGGGGACATAAGCAACAACCCATCTTTGTTGTTAAGACAATTTGCTGCTAGTTTAACTGGTGTGGCTTTTGAATGGTATACAAACCTACAACTTGAATCCATTCAGACATGGCAACAGATGAAGGAATCCTTTAGGGCCCGATTTGGCAGAGTTACTgataaaatcactatagctgATTTGGCTAACACAATGCAGAACAAGGATGAGAAGGTCATAgattatgtgatgagatga